One Alcaligenes ammonioxydans DNA segment encodes these proteins:
- the rfbA gene encoding glucose-1-phosphate thymidylyltransferase RfbA: MGVSKHLLPVYDKPMIYYPLSVLMLAEIREILIICTPEDRPNFQSLLGDGSRFGITLSYAEQASPDGLAQAFLIGADFIGKESVCLILGDNIFYGYGFSQMLRTARSRAEGATIFGYPVNNPESFGVVEIDAEGKALSIEEKPMVPKSHLAVTGLYFYDNRVVDLARQVTPSARGELEITDINNAYLRLNALHVSILGRGFAWLDSGTHESLMEAGSFIRTIEHRQGLKVACLEEIAFNQGWLPRSALQAQAQALEKTGYGQYLARLLHP; this comes from the coding sequence ATGGGTGTGTCCAAGCACTTACTGCCTGTCTACGACAAGCCGATGATCTACTATCCCTTATCCGTACTCATGCTTGCGGAAATACGGGAGATTCTGATTATCTGCACCCCAGAAGATCGGCCTAATTTCCAGAGCCTGCTAGGTGATGGCTCCCGCTTTGGCATAACACTTTCCTACGCCGAGCAGGCCTCACCAGACGGTCTGGCTCAGGCCTTTCTGATCGGAGCGGACTTTATCGGCAAGGAGTCCGTCTGCCTGATTCTGGGCGACAATATTTTCTACGGCTATGGCTTTAGCCAAATGCTGCGCACCGCCCGCAGCCGCGCTGAAGGCGCCACCATTTTCGGCTATCCCGTCAACAATCCGGAAAGCTTTGGCGTTGTAGAAATAGATGCAGAAGGCAAAGCCCTGTCGATTGAAGAAAAGCCGATGGTGCCCAAATCTCACCTTGCCGTTACCGGCCTGTATTTTTACGATAATCGGGTCGTGGACCTAGCCCGCCAAGTCACCCCATCGGCTCGCGGCGAGCTGGAAATTACCGACATCAACAACGCCTATCTCCGTTTGAATGCGCTACATGTCTCCATACTCGGGCGTGGCTTTGCGTGGCTGGACTCAGGCACTCACGAAAGTTTGATGGAGGCGGGTTCGTTTATTCGTACCATTGAACACCGTCAAGGCCTGAAAGTGGCTTGTCTGGAAGAAATTGCTTTCAATCAGGGCTGGTTACCCAGATCCGCTCTGCAGGCCCAGGCCCAGGCCTTGGAAAAAACAGGCTACGGGCAATATCTGGCCCGCTTGCTGCACCCATGA
- the rfbC gene encoding dTDP-4-dehydrorhamnose 3,5-epimerase, whose translation MHIHTTSLPGVLIIEPRVFHDERGYFKESFNAARYQTLAGIDSVFVQDNQSCSRACVLRGLHFQRTRPQGKLIGVTRGAIFDVVVDIDPHSSTFGHHLGVELSQDNHKQLWVPPGYAHGYCVLSAEADVSYKCTDYYRPDDEGGLAWDCPRLGIDWPIPNPILSAKDKMHPGLEQFLRP comes from the coding sequence ATGCACATTCATACCACCTCTTTACCCGGCGTTCTGATTATTGAGCCGCGCGTCTTTCACGACGAACGAGGCTATTTCAAGGAAAGCTTTAATGCGGCTCGCTATCAAACGCTGGCCGGCATAGACAGTGTCTTTGTACAGGACAATCAGTCCTGCTCCAGGGCCTGCGTTCTACGAGGACTGCATTTTCAAAGGACCAGGCCTCAAGGCAAGCTGATTGGCGTTACGCGCGGTGCCATATTTGATGTCGTCGTTGATATAGACCCCCACTCCAGCACATTCGGACACCATCTTGGCGTAGAACTCAGCCAGGACAATCACAAACAGCTGTGGGTCCCGCCTGGCTATGCGCACGGTTATTGTGTGCTCAGTGCCGAGGCGGATGTCAGCTATAAATGTACGGACTACTATCGACCCGACGATGAAGGTGGGCTGGCCTGGGACTGCCCACGGTTAGGCATCGACTGGCCCATTCCGAACCCCATCCTGTCTGCCAAAGACAAAATGCACCCGGGATTGGAGCAATTTCTGCGGCCATGA
- the rfbD gene encoding dTDP-4-dehydrorhamnose reductase → MTRILISGGHGQLGQALTQQATHLHLISLGHQELDVTQRACLERALDRHQADIVINAAAYTAVDNAETDVERAYRVNAIAPGLMASVCAERGIQMLHLSTDYVFDGLAAQPYAEDAPTNPISVYGHSKREGEQAVLRALPSALILRTSRVFSPFGNNFLTRLLTLAQERSELSLVDDQTSGPTYAPHLARIVLQLAERLLASSSDTGSLPLTGIVHFSGLPCISWYGFAQEIIGQAVKLGLLGTAPTLTPIPASHYPTPARRPAQSGLQQDRVDALLGKDTIERDWRKGIEHSLLFLQKTR, encoded by the coding sequence ATGACCAGGATTTTGATCAGCGGTGGGCACGGCCAACTCGGTCAAGCACTCACCCAGCAAGCCACCCACTTGCACCTCATATCTTTGGGGCATCAGGAACTCGACGTCACGCAACGCGCCTGTCTTGAACGCGCCCTGGATCGCCACCAGGCAGATATCGTGATCAACGCTGCCGCCTACACCGCGGTAGACAACGCTGAAACCGATGTCGAACGGGCATACCGAGTCAACGCGATCGCTCCGGGCTTGATGGCGTCGGTCTGTGCCGAGCGCGGTATTCAGATGCTGCACCTTTCCACCGATTATGTTTTTGATGGTCTGGCCGCTCAGCCATATGCGGAAGACGCGCCGACCAACCCTATCAGTGTCTATGGACATAGCAAACGAGAAGGGGAACAAGCCGTTCTGCGCGCCCTGCCCTCGGCCCTCATTTTGCGTACCAGCCGGGTGTTCAGCCCATTTGGGAACAACTTTCTGACTCGTCTGTTGACGCTTGCTCAGGAACGCTCGGAATTGAGCCTCGTAGATGATCAAACAAGCGGTCCGACCTATGCCCCCCATCTGGCGCGGATCGTCTTGCAGCTGGCAGAAAGGCTGCTTGCATCAAGTTCAGACACAGGCTCGTTACCGCTTACAGGCATTGTCCATTTCTCTGGCCTTCCCTGCATCAGCTGGTACGGTTTCGCCCAGGAAATCATTGGACAAGCGGTCAAGCTGGGCTTGCTGGGCACCGCGCCGACACTCACCCCCATCCCGGCCAGCCACTACCCGACACCTGCCCGACGACCTGCCCAATCAGGACTGCAGCAAGACCGTGTAGACGCCCTGCTAGGCAAGGACACTATAGAAAGAGACTGGCGCAAGGGAATTGAACACAGCCTTTTGTTTCTGCAAAAAACCCGCTAA
- a CDS encoding F0F1 ATP synthase subunit epsilon, which translates to MAKLHVDVVSAEESIFAGEAKFVALPGEAGELGILPGHTPLISRIRPGTLKIVMDDGSEEHIFVAGGILEVQPGKVTVLSDTAIRAHDLDEAKALEARKHAEEALRNTKDKADIAVVEAELAMLAAQAAAARRLRDVRKH; encoded by the coding sequence ATGGCTAAGCTTCATGTTGACGTGGTCAGTGCCGAAGAATCGATCTTTGCTGGTGAGGCAAAGTTCGTGGCGCTGCCCGGCGAGGCTGGAGAATTGGGTATTTTGCCCGGTCACACTCCCCTGATCTCGCGGATTCGTCCCGGCACGCTGAAGATCGTTATGGACGATGGCAGCGAAGAGCACATCTTTGTCGCTGGCGGCATACTCGAGGTTCAGCCTGGGAAAGTCACTGTATTGTCGGATACCGCGATTCGCGCACACGACTTGGATGAAGCAAAGGCGCTGGAAGCCCGCAAACATGCGGAAGAGGCCCTGCGCAACACCAAGGACAAGGCCGATATCGCTGTTGTGGAAGCCGAGCTGGCCATGCTGGCCGCTCAGGCAGCCGCAGCACGTCGTTTGCGTGACGTGCGCAAGCACTGA
- the atpD gene encoding F0F1 ATP synthase subunit beta, with protein sequence MSNGTIVQCIGAVVDIQFPRDSIPKVYEALTLVDESSAFAEKGLTFEVQQQLGDGVVRTIAMGSSDGLRRGMEVAGSGAPISVPVGVGTLGRIMDVLGRPIDEVGPIQSDERRAIHQPAPTFDELSPSVELLETGIKVIDLVCPFAKGGKVGLFGGAGVGKTVNMLELINNIAKAHSGLSVFAGVGERTREGNDFYHEMADAGVIQMDNLSESKVAMVFGQMNEPPGNRLRVALSGLTMAEKFRDEGRDILFFVDNIYRYTLAGTEVSALLGRMPSAVGYQPTLAEEMGKLQERITSTKTGSITSIQAVYVPADDLTDPSPATTFLHLDSTVVLSRDIAALGIYPAVDPLDSTSRQLDPQIVGEEHYAVARGVQQTLQRYKELRDIIAILGMDELSPEDKQAVARARKIQRFLSQPFHVAEVFTGSPGKYVPLAETLRGFKMIVDGECDALPEQAFYMVGSIDEAFEKAKTIQ encoded by the coding sequence ATGAGCAACGGTACCATCGTTCAGTGCATCGGCGCCGTGGTGGATATTCAGTTCCCCCGCGACAGCATCCCTAAAGTCTACGAAGCATTGACGCTCGTTGACGAAAGTTCGGCTTTCGCAGAAAAAGGCCTGACTTTTGAAGTACAGCAACAATTGGGTGACGGTGTAGTTCGCACCATCGCCATGGGTTCCAGCGACGGCCTGCGCCGCGGTATGGAAGTGGCCGGTTCGGGCGCTCCCATCTCCGTTCCCGTGGGTGTTGGCACCCTGGGTCGCATTATGGACGTTCTGGGTCGCCCCATTGACGAAGTCGGTCCTATCCAGTCCGACGAGCGCCGCGCCATTCACCAGCCTGCACCTACTTTCGACGAACTGTCGCCTTCCGTAGAGCTGCTGGAAACCGGTATTAAGGTGATTGACCTGGTTTGCCCGTTTGCCAAGGGTGGTAAGGTTGGTCTGTTCGGTGGTGCCGGTGTGGGCAAGACCGTGAACATGCTGGAGCTGATCAACAACATCGCCAAGGCACACAGCGGTCTGTCCGTGTTTGCCGGTGTGGGTGAGCGTACCCGTGAAGGTAACGACTTCTACCACGAAATGGCCGATGCTGGCGTTATCCAGATGGACAACCTGAGCGAGTCCAAAGTGGCCATGGTGTTCGGTCAGATGAACGAACCTCCAGGCAACCGTCTGCGTGTGGCACTGTCCGGCCTGACCATGGCCGAGAAGTTCCGTGACGAAGGCCGTGACATCCTGTTCTTTGTGGACAACATCTACCGCTACACGCTGGCCGGTACCGAAGTGTCCGCTCTGCTGGGTCGTATGCCTTCCGCAGTGGGTTACCAGCCTACGCTGGCCGAGGAAATGGGTAAGCTGCAAGAGCGCATTACCTCCACCAAGACCGGTTCGATTACGTCCATTCAGGCCGTTTACGTTCCAGCCGATGACTTGACTGACCCATCGCCTGCTACGACCTTCTTGCACTTGGACTCCACCGTTGTGTTGTCGCGTGACATTGCTGCTCTGGGTATTTACCCCGCTGTGGACCCTCTGGACTCCACCAGCCGTCAGCTTGATCCACAAATCGTGGGTGAAGAGCACTACGCAGTGGCTCGCGGTGTTCAGCAAACGCTGCAGCGCTACAAGGAACTGCGCGATATTATCGCCATTCTGGGTATGGACGAATTGTCTCCTGAAGACAAACAGGCCGTTGCCCGCGCCCGTAAGATCCAGCGCTTCCTGTCTCAGCCTTTCCACGTGGCTGAAGTGTTTACCGGTTCGCCTGGTAAGTACGTTCCACTGGCTGAAACCCTGCGTGGCTTCAAGATGATCGTCGACGGCGAGTGTGATGCTCTGCCAGAACAGGCGTTCTACATGGTCGGTTCCATCGACGAGGCTTTCGAAAAAGCCAAGACTATTCAGTAA
- the atpG gene encoding F0F1 ATP synthase subunit gamma, translated as MAGIKEIRTKIKSVQNTSKITKAMEMVAASKMRKAQERMRAGRPYADKVREIASHLMQAHPDYTHPYMVEPAEVKSVGIVVVSTDKGLCGGLNTNILRLVLARVREFEDKGIKVQTTALGGKAAGTLARVGANLVSQEVGLGDAPNLERLIGAIKVQIDDFVEGRIDAVYLATSRFVNTMKQDPTFIRLLPLPSGLKDPFQAGDQVVAQESVNSSEYGWDYIYEPDAKSVIDDLLLRYVEGLVYQAVAENMASEQSARMVAMKAASDNAKTVIADLQLVYNKTRQAAITKEISEIVGGAAAV; from the coding sequence ATGGCCGGAATCAAGGAAATTCGTACTAAGATCAAGAGCGTGCAAAACACGTCCAAGATCACCAAAGCCATGGAGATGGTGGCGGCATCCAAGATGCGCAAGGCGCAAGAGCGGATGCGTGCTGGCCGTCCCTATGCAGATAAGGTGCGCGAGATTGCTTCGCATCTGATGCAGGCGCACCCCGACTACACTCACCCCTACATGGTTGAGCCCGCCGAAGTCAAATCGGTAGGTATCGTGGTTGTCAGCACGGACAAAGGTCTGTGTGGCGGCCTGAACACCAATATTCTGCGTCTGGTACTTGCGCGTGTTCGCGAGTTTGAAGACAAAGGTATTAAAGTTCAGACGACGGCTCTGGGTGGTAAAGCCGCGGGAACATTGGCGCGTGTGGGTGCCAATCTGGTTTCTCAGGAAGTGGGTTTGGGCGATGCGCCTAACCTGGAACGTCTGATTGGCGCTATCAAGGTGCAGATCGACGACTTCGTGGAAGGCCGCATTGATGCTGTTTATCTGGCGACCAGCCGCTTTGTCAATACGATGAAGCAGGACCCAACATTTATTCGCTTGTTGCCTCTGCCTTCCGGTCTGAAAGATCCTTTCCAGGCTGGTGATCAGGTAGTCGCTCAAGAAAGCGTCAACTCTTCCGAATACGGTTGGGATTACATCTACGAACCCGATGCCAAGTCGGTTATTGATGACTTGTTGCTGCGTTACGTAGAGGGTCTGGTGTATCAGGCCGTTGCCGAGAACATGGCCTCCGAGCAGTCTGCTCGTATGGTGGCGATGAAAGCCGCTTCGGACAACGCCAAGACCGTTATTGCCGATCTTCAGCTGGTCTATAACAAGACTCGCCAGGCAGCGATTACGAAAGAAATCTCTGAAATCGTGGGGGGTGCCGCCGCTGTGTAA
- the atpA gene encoding F0F1 ATP synthase subunit alpha, with amino-acid sequence MQLNPSEISELLKSRIEGLGASTDVRTQGTVVSVTDGITRIHGLSDVMQGEMLEFPNNTFGLALNLERDSVGAVILGEYTGVSEGDAVKTTGRILEVPVGPELLGRVVDTLGMPIDGKGPINAKMTDVIEKVAPGVIARESVSQPMQTGTKAVDSMVPIGRGQRELIIGDRQTGKTAVAVDTIIAQKGNGVKCIYVAVGQKASTINNVVRKLEEHGALEYTIVVAASASESAAMQYLAPYSGCTMGEYFRDRGEDALIIYDDLTKQAWAYRQVSLLLRRPPGREAYPGDVFYLHSRLLERAARVNAEYVEKFTNGEVKGKTGSLTALPIIETQAGDVSAFVPTNVISITDGQIFLESDLFNAGVRPAINAGISVSRVGGAAQTKVIKKLSGGIRTDLAQYRELAAFAQFASDLDDATRRQLERGKRVVELLKQPQYQPLAVWELAVSLYAVNNGYFDDLEVAQVLPFEKGLKDHLRSKFAALVERIESKKELVKEDEAELVTAIQDFKKHGAF; translated from the coding sequence ATGCAACTTAATCCGTCCGAGATCAGCGAACTGCTCAAGAGCCGCATCGAAGGCCTGGGTGCGTCGACTGACGTTCGTACACAAGGCACGGTCGTATCCGTGACCGACGGTATTACGCGCATCCACGGTTTGTCCGATGTGATGCAGGGCGAAATGCTCGAATTTCCGAACAACACGTTCGGTCTGGCCCTTAACCTCGAGCGCGACTCTGTCGGCGCCGTGATTCTGGGTGAATACACCGGTGTTTCCGAAGGCGACGCAGTTAAAACAACTGGCCGCATTCTGGAAGTACCTGTTGGCCCCGAACTGCTGGGTCGTGTGGTTGATACCCTGGGTATGCCTATCGACGGCAAGGGCCCGATCAACGCCAAGATGACTGACGTCATCGAGAAAGTGGCTCCTGGCGTTATTGCCCGTGAGTCCGTCTCCCAGCCCATGCAGACCGGCACCAAAGCCGTGGACTCCATGGTGCCAATCGGCCGTGGTCAGCGCGAACTGATCATTGGTGACCGTCAGACCGGTAAAACTGCCGTGGCTGTGGACACCATCATTGCTCAAAAGGGCAATGGCGTTAAATGTATCTACGTTGCCGTGGGCCAAAAAGCCTCCACGATCAACAACGTGGTGCGCAAGCTCGAAGAGCACGGTGCTCTGGAGTACACGATTGTTGTGGCCGCCTCGGCTTCCGAGTCCGCCGCCATGCAATACCTGGCTCCTTACTCCGGTTGCACCATGGGCGAATACTTCCGTGATCGTGGCGAAGACGCCCTGATCATTTATGACGACTTGACCAAGCAAGCTTGGGCCTACCGTCAAGTATCCCTGTTGCTGCGTCGCCCACCAGGCCGTGAAGCCTACCCTGGCGACGTGTTCTACCTGCACTCCCGTCTGCTCGAGCGTGCTGCTCGTGTGAACGCTGAGTACGTGGAAAAATTCACCAACGGTGAAGTGAAAGGCAAGACCGGTTCTCTGACCGCACTGCCCATCATTGAAACGCAAGCCGGTGACGTTTCCGCTTTCGTTCCAACCAACGTGATTTCGATTACTGACGGTCAGATCTTCCTGGAGTCCGACCTGTTCAACGCTGGTGTACGTCCCGCTATTAACGCCGGTATTTCGGTGTCCCGTGTGGGTGGCGCTGCTCAAACCAAGGTCATCAAGAAACTGTCCGGCGGTATTCGTACCGACTTGGCTCAGTACCGTGAATTGGCTGCGTTTGCTCAGTTTGCTTCCGACCTGGACGACGCAACCCGTCGCCAGCTGGAGCGTGGTAAGCGCGTGGTCGAACTGCTCAAGCAGCCCCAGTACCAGCCTCTGGCGGTGTGGGAACTGGCCGTGAGCCTGTACGCTGTGAACAACGGTTACTTCGACGATCTGGAAGTCGCTCAGGTTCTGCCTTTCGAAAAAGGCCTGAAAGATCACCTGCGCAGCAAGTTCGCTGCTCTGGTTGAGCGTATCGAAAGCAAGAAGGAACTGGTTAAAGAAGACGAGGCTGAGTTGGTTACAGCCATCCAGGACTTCAAAAAGCACGGCGCTTTCTAA
- a CDS encoding F0F1 ATP synthase subunit delta, translating into MAELSTIARPYAEALFAAVRDDSQGLESWSALLSEMAQVAGLHDVREALNDPRLNNGQRLELFTGLVKSQVTEKARNFLQLLVDNQRILLLPQIAEQFDLLKHQLEGTAQAQIISAFPMAEAQVAELTAGLEKKFGLKLKPTVTVDADLIGGIRVIVGDQVLDTSVQARLASMRDTLTA; encoded by the coding sequence ATGGCTGAACTATCGACTATTGCCAGACCTTACGCCGAAGCCCTGTTCGCCGCGGTACGCGACGACAGCCAGGGCCTCGAATCGTGGTCGGCCCTGTTGTCCGAAATGGCTCAGGTGGCCGGTCTCCACGATGTGCGCGAGGCACTGAACGATCCGCGCCTGAATAACGGGCAGCGACTCGAACTCTTTACGGGCCTGGTTAAGTCACAGGTCACCGAAAAGGCTCGCAACTTTCTTCAATTGTTGGTGGATAACCAGCGCATCTTGCTGCTGCCACAGATTGCAGAACAGTTTGATCTATTGAAACACCAACTCGAAGGCACGGCGCAGGCACAAATTATCAGTGCTTTCCCGATGGCTGAGGCTCAGGTTGCTGAGCTGACCGCTGGGCTGGAGAAAAAGTTTGGCCTGAAGCTAAAACCGACTGTGACCGTCGACGCTGACCTTATCGGCGGTATTCGGGTAATTGTTGGTGACCAGGTGCTCGACACTTCCGTGCAGGCCCGGCTGGCCAGCATGCGCGATACGCTGACCGCATAG
- a CDS encoding F0F1 ATP synthase subunit B, protein MNLNATLFFQMIVFFVLAWFTMKFVWPPLTKAIDDRRQKIADGLAAADKGKADLAQAQARISLMEASAKSDNHQRIVDAEKQATALLEQARREAEAEKARIIAQAQQDANQEVQRVREGLRSEVAALAVKGAEQILRREVDANAHAQLLEQLKAEL, encoded by the coding sequence GTGAATTTAAACGCGACTCTCTTTTTTCAGATGATCGTGTTTTTCGTTTTGGCCTGGTTTACGATGAAATTCGTATGGCCGCCACTGACGAAAGCAATCGATGATCGTCGTCAGAAAATCGCTGATGGTTTGGCTGCTGCTGACAAAGGCAAGGCCGATCTGGCACAGGCCCAAGCGCGTATCAGCCTGATGGAAGCCTCGGCCAAGTCCGACAACCATCAACGTATTGTCGACGCTGAAAAACAAGCGACTGCTCTTTTGGAGCAAGCTCGTCGTGAAGCTGAAGCCGAAAAAGCCCGCATTATTGCGCAGGCCCAGCAAGACGCTAACCAGGAAGTGCAACGCGTACGTGAAGGTCTGCGTAGCGAAGTGGCTGCCTTGGCTGTCAAGGGTGCCGAGCAAATCTTGCGACGCGAAGTTGACGCGAATGCGCACGCCCAGCTGCTCGAGCAGCTCAAGGCAGAACTTTAA
- the atpE gene encoding F0F1 ATP synthase subunit C encodes MTNVAFVALACGIIIGLGAFGACIGIALMGGKYLEASARQPELMNALQTKMFLLAGLIDAAFLIGVGIAMLFAFANPFVG; translated from the coding sequence ATGACCAACGTAGCTTTCGTTGCTCTTGCTTGCGGTATCATCATCGGTCTGGGCGCTTTTGGCGCTTGCATTGGTATCGCCCTGATGGGTGGTAAATATCTGGAAGCATCGGCTCGTCAGCCTGAACTGATGAACGCTCTGCAAACCAAGATGTTCCTGTTGGCCGGTCTGATCGATGCTGCTTTCCTGATCGGTGTCGGTATCGCCATGTTGTTTGCATTCGCCAACCCATTTGTTGGGTAA
- the atpB gene encoding F0F1 ATP synthase subunit A — protein sequence MAAASDISPQSGYIQHHLVHLNNLGEKQDVLANFGVINYDSMFWSLLMGLVVVFFMWRAASAATAGVPGRLQSFVEMLVDWVEDQAKSIVPNAESRKFVSPLALTVFLWIVMMNVLDLLPVDGLGWIFIQTGLASEHGDPLYYHRILPTADLNVPMGMSLGVLLLMFYYGIKIKHPGGFVKELFTAPFTASGLMAVVLAPFNFLLNCIEYAAKSVSLGMRLFGNMFAGELVFMLIALLGGAWTGFNGASLGLGIGHILAGSVWAIFHILIVLLQAFIFMMLTLVYIGQAHEGH from the coding sequence ATGGCTGCTGCTAGTGATATTTCGCCTCAGTCAGGGTACATCCAGCATCACTTGGTTCACTTGAACAACTTGGGTGAAAAACAGGATGTTCTGGCCAACTTCGGTGTCATTAACTACGACTCCATGTTCTGGTCCCTGCTGATGGGTCTGGTTGTGGTTTTCTTTATGTGGCGTGCTGCTTCGGCCGCTACAGCTGGTGTGCCAGGCCGCTTGCAGTCTTTTGTTGAAATGCTGGTTGACTGGGTTGAAGACCAGGCCAAATCCATTGTTCCCAATGCCGAGTCCCGCAAGTTCGTCTCGCCTCTGGCGCTGACGGTATTCCTGTGGATCGTCATGATGAACGTGCTGGACTTGTTGCCCGTTGACGGTCTGGGCTGGATTTTCATTCAGACTGGTCTGGCTTCCGAGCATGGCGACCCGCTGTACTACCACCGTATTTTGCCAACCGCCGACTTGAACGTGCCTATGGGTATGTCTCTGGGCGTGCTGCTGCTGATGTTCTACTACGGCATCAAGATCAAGCACCCCGGCGGTTTTGTCAAAGAGCTGTTTACTGCACCGTTCACCGCAAGCGGCCTGATGGCTGTCGTGCTTGCACCTTTCAACTTCTTGCTGAACTGCATCGAATACGCGGCCAAGTCTGTGTCTTTGGGGATGCGGTTGTTCGGCAATATGTTTGCCGGTGAACTGGTTTTCATGTTGATCGCTCTGCTGGGTGGCGCATGGACAGGGTTTAATGGCGCCAGCCTGGGACTGGGTATCGGTCACATTCTGGCCGGTTCTGTGTGGGCAATTTTCCACATTCTGATTGTGTTGCTCCAGGCGTTCATCTTCATGATGCTCACCCTTGTCTATATCGGACAAGCACACGAAGGCCATTAA
- a CDS encoding ATP synthase subunit I, whose protein sequence is MSPIPEPVVLTPEQRSRMARRAGQGIVRTLAAQAFMGLLAIVLSAWISGASAAASALIGAAAYFVPNALFALRLLLGLMGGGNAGALSFFWGEAFKLGFAVLTLATAAMANTGWLVWPALLFGLLCVLKGYVLLLFFRKLP, encoded by the coding sequence ATGTCGCCCATTCCTGAACCCGTTGTACTGACGCCTGAGCAACGTAGCCGTATGGCTCGCCGGGCAGGGCAAGGAATTGTGCGTACACTTGCTGCCCAGGCTTTTATGGGCCTGTTGGCTATTGTTCTGTCGGCATGGATTTCCGGCGCATCTGCAGCAGCCTCAGCACTGATTGGTGCGGCTGCTTATTTTGTGCCTAACGCATTGTTCGCATTGCGTCTTTTGCTGGGTTTGATGGGCGGCGGCAACGCCGGAGCGCTCTCCTTTTTCTGGGGAGAGGCCTTCAAGCTTGGTTTTGCGGTATTGACACTGGCAACTGCTGCCATGGCAAATACAGGCTGGCTGGTCTGGCCTGCCTTGCTGTTTGGCCTGCTGTGTGTCTTGAAGGGATATGTGCTGCTGCTGTTTTTTCGCAAGCTGCCATAA
- a CDS encoding enoyl-CoA hydratase, whose translation MNEPLVKAEVHGRVALLTLNRPKALNALNNELIAELYALLKKYDADNEIGCIVLTGNEKAFAAGADIGAMKDWNYHDVSSQDYLGGHWEELRRFRKPIIAAVAGYALGGGCELAMLCDFIIAADSARFGQPEIKLGVIPGFGGTQRLPRAVGKAKAMDLILTARMMNAEEAERSGLVSRVVPADKLLEEALDAATVIASMSLPSVLMAKECVNRAFESSLEEGLLFERRNFHGLFATDDQKEGMRAFVEKRKPEFKHR comes from the coding sequence ATGAACGAACCCTTAGTCAAAGCAGAGGTGCATGGTCGTGTTGCTTTATTGACATTAAATCGGCCCAAGGCTTTGAATGCGCTCAATAACGAGCTGATCGCCGAGTTGTATGCCCTGTTGAAAAAATACGATGCCGACAACGAAATCGGTTGTATCGTGCTGACCGGTAATGAAAAAGCGTTTGCGGCCGGTGCTGACATTGGCGCCATGAAAGACTGGAATTACCACGATGTCAGCTCTCAGGATTATCTGGGAGGTCATTGGGAAGAGCTGCGCCGTTTCCGCAAACCTATCATTGCGGCCGTAGCCGGTTATGCCTTGGGCGGCGGCTGCGAGCTGGCCATGTTGTGTGATTTCATTATTGCGGCCGACTCGGCCCGGTTTGGCCAGCCCGAGATCAAGCTGGGGGTCATCCCCGGCTTTGGTGGCACACAGCGTTTGCCTCGCGCCGTAGGCAAGGCCAAGGCCATGGATCTGATTCTGACCGCTCGCATGATGAATGCCGAAGAGGCCGAGCGCTCGGGTCTGGTATCTCGTGTGGTGCCGGCCGACAAATTGCTGGAAGAGGCACTGGACGCCGCAACCGTTATTGCCAGCATGTCTTTGCCTTCGGTTCTGATGGCCAAGGAATGCGTGAACCGTGCTTTCGAGTCCTCGCTGGAAGAGGGTTTGCTGTTCGAGCGTCGCAATTTCCACGGCCTGTTTGCCACTGACGATCAGAAAGAGGGCATGCGTGCGTTTGTCGAGAAGCGCAAGCCTGAGTTCAAGCACCGCTAA